TGGGCGTCCGGCGTACGAAATCGATCCGGTCGACCTCGAGCTCCAGCTGGTCGTCCGGCAGGTCGGCCAGGATCACCTTGGCGACTCCGGTCGAGTTCAGGTTGGCCGCCGTGCCCACCCGGGAGAACATCCGGATCTGGTCGCGCGACTCCAGCTTCTCGATGTAGACGACGTTGGATCCCTCGCGCTCGGCGAGGTGGGTGGTGCGACCGTACTCCCGGTTGAACGAGGTCAGGTGCGGCGAGGCGATAACGCGCAGCGTGCGCTGCTCGGCCGCTGCCGCGGCGAGCTCGAGCAGCCGGGCGCCGAGGTGATAGCGGTGCTGTTCGTCGCGATAGGTGAAGTGCTCCTCGGTCAGCGGCCTCAGCAGGCGCAGCACCGTCGTCTTGTGCACGCCCAGCTGGCCGGCGAGGTCGTCGAGGCTGGCCGGCTCGTCGCCGAGCAGGGTGAGGATGTGCAGCGCACGCTGCAGGCTCTGGCTCATCGCACGCTCCTTGTCAGCCGACCGGCTCGAGCACGTCGGCGCCGGTGAACCGTATCCCGGCCCACTGCTCGTGGTCGGCGGCCAGCAACCGGCGTACGACGTCGGCGCGAGCGCGGGCGAAGTCGCCGTGCACGGTGAGGGTCGCGGCGGCGCCGATGTGCCCGCGGCGCAGGCAGGTCTGCAGGTGTTCGCCCGCGAGCCAGCCGTGGAGGAAGCCGGCGGCGAACGAGTCACCGGCGCCCACCGCCTCGACCACCTCGACGCGCAGCGCGGGCACCTCGGTCTGCGTCCCGTCGCGGCCGACGGCGACGGCGCGGCGGTCGGCGTCCTTGATCACGAGCAGCTCCGGCTCGGGCAGCAGCGCCCGCAGCCGCGCGGGTCGCTCTCGCCGAGCACCCGCTCGGCCTCGTCGGCGCCGACGAGCACCAGGTCGGCCAGACCCGCTAGCCGTACGACCTCGGACGGGT
This Barrientosiimonas humi DNA region includes the following protein-coding sequences:
- a CDS encoding PfkB family carbohydrate kinase; translation: MIKDADRRAVAVGRDGTQTEVPALRVEVVEAVGAGDSFAAGFLHGWLAGEHLQTCLRRGHIGAAATLTVHGDFARARADVVRRLLAADHEQWAGIRFTGADVLEPVG
- a CDS encoding IclR family transcriptional regulator; its protein translation is MSQSLQRALHILTLLGDEPASLDDLAGQLGVHKTTVLRLLRPLTEEHFTYRDEQHRYHLGARLLELAAAAAEQRTLRVIASPHLTSFNREYGRTTHLAEREGSNVVYIEKLESRDQIRMFSRVGTAANLNSTGVAKVILADLPDDQLELEVDRIDFVRRTP